From a region of the Luteibaculum oceani genome:
- a CDS encoding efflux RND transporter permease subunit: MTQDSSNKKNFKEFGLSSLAVNNRRTVFLLAILIAFSGLLAYVAMPSENFPEIKIPTIYVGTAYPGNSPKVIEDQITRALEQEISTIEGLDKLSSTSVQGYSTVIAEFDFDVKSEDALIKVKDAVDRAKSDKDFPNDLPADPNVFELNFSDFPIMNINLSGDFSIDQLKEFGEYLQEEIEKLPQINEVNIRGVQDKELEIAIDPMKAQAVKVSLGDIENAIVSENITMSGGELLVDNYRRTIRVEGEFKSPAEIEDIIVKQEGGDLVYLKDVAVVRFGDEEAESFAREFKNPVVMLDVTKRSGKNLLEASEAIGEILEIAKKEYLPASLNITITNDQSDATREQVSNLENSIIFGVMLVVLVLLFFLGLRNAIFVGVAIPLSMMMSFLILNAFGVTLNTMVLFSLVLALGMLVDNGIVVVENIYRLMDEGMGRIEAAKKGIGEVAVPIIASTATTLAAFFPLAIWPGLIGEFMKFLPLTLIVVLGSSLFVALVINPVLTATYMRVETDKLDKKKATKVGLLLTAIGAGFDLLFLYVLNINTLWFGNLFLLIGLLILVNAHFLNPGSIKFQKNFLPKLEKGYRKFLDFALEGKRPRKFLFGSFGLLLLSFVLLGVFTPKVLFFPINEPHYVNVFVSMPIGTDIQKTNEVTKEVETRVLEYIKKYEEEVPSELEGINKKQNWLVKSVIAQVGQGASDPNEGPSMNTTPHKGRVTVSFVEFPYRRGIETSNVMEEIREVVQGFDADVQISVDKDPAGPPLDPPIYIEVEGKEYNEILATAYRIKNHIYNSGVKGFDEIKLDVDLGKPELPIEIDREKARAFNLSTYTIASQIRTALFGKEISTFKQGEDDYPINLRYLAEDRYNLENLLNQKITFRDQTTGKINQVPISAVIKEPKRTSTYSSIKRKEQKRVVSLFSTVQDGYNPNEVVASIQAAMENFSDIKPGYSFKFAGQQEEQAKEMAFLLRALIIAVFLIFMIMVAQFNSTLTPAVIITAVVLSLIGVLLGLVAFQMDFVIIMTMIGIISLAGVVVNNAIVLIDYTNLIMDRKRKEMGLKEDEKLPMSVVIESISEGGQTRLRPVLLTAITTVLGLIPLAIGLNIDFVGLFTHFDPAVYMGGDNVIFFGPMSWAIIFGLSFATFLTLVIVPVMYLILNKVKYRYNID, encoded by the coding sequence ATGACACAGGATTCATCCAACAAAAAGAATTTTAAGGAATTCGGCCTCTCTTCCCTTGCGGTTAACAACCGAAGGACCGTATTCTTACTAGCTATATTAATTGCCTTTTCTGGACTTCTGGCCTACGTTGCCATGCCGAGTGAAAACTTTCCGGAGATTAAAATTCCAACCATTTACGTTGGAACCGCTTATCCAGGGAACTCACCCAAGGTCATAGAAGATCAAATAACCCGAGCGCTCGAGCAAGAAATTTCTACCATAGAGGGGTTGGATAAACTAAGCTCTACCTCGGTTCAGGGTTATTCCACGGTTATTGCCGAATTCGACTTCGATGTTAAATCTGAGGACGCGCTCATTAAAGTTAAAGACGCTGTAGACCGTGCGAAATCCGACAAAGATTTCCCCAACGATCTACCGGCAGATCCTAATGTATTTGAGCTGAACTTTTCAGATTTCCCAATTATGAACATCAACCTTTCAGGTGATTTCTCAATTGATCAGCTGAAAGAATTTGGAGAGTATTTACAAGAGGAAATCGAGAAACTACCTCAAATTAATGAGGTAAATATTCGTGGGGTTCAAGACAAAGAATTAGAAATCGCTATCGACCCTATGAAGGCTCAAGCGGTTAAGGTTTCACTGGGCGACATAGAAAACGCCATTGTCTCCGAAAACATCACCATGTCAGGTGGTGAGTTATTGGTGGACAACTACCGCCGAACCATTAGGGTAGAAGGCGAATTTAAAAGCCCGGCAGAAATTGAAGACATAATTGTAAAACAAGAGGGGGGCGATTTAGTTTACCTTAAAGATGTTGCCGTGGTGCGCTTTGGCGACGAAGAAGCAGAATCTTTTGCCCGAGAATTTAAAAACCCAGTGGTTATGCTCGACGTAACCAAGCGTTCGGGAAAAAACCTATTGGAAGCCTCGGAGGCCATCGGTGAAATTCTGGAAATAGCAAAGAAGGAATACCTTCCTGCCAGTTTAAATATTACCATTACCAACGACCAAAGTGATGCCACCAGAGAACAGGTTTCCAACCTAGAAAACAGCATCATTTTTGGGGTAATGCTAGTAGTACTTGTACTGCTTTTCTTCTTGGGTCTTCGCAATGCAATTTTTGTGGGGGTGGCCATTCCGCTATCCATGATGATGTCATTTTTAATTCTAAATGCCTTTGGTGTTACCCTGAATACCATGGTTCTTTTCTCACTGGTACTCGCCCTGGGTATGCTGGTGGATAATGGAATTGTAGTGGTGGAGAATATTTACCGCCTCATGGACGAAGGTATGGGCCGGATAGAGGCTGCTAAAAAGGGAATTGGAGAAGTTGCGGTACCTATTATCGCATCTACAGCAACCACTCTTGCGGCATTTTTCCCCCTTGCCATTTGGCCGGGCCTAATTGGGGAGTTTATGAAATTCCTTCCCCTTACACTTATTGTGGTACTTGGATCATCGCTTTTTGTTGCGTTGGTAATTAACCCAGTTCTTACCGCCACTTACATGCGAGTAGAAACCGATAAACTCGACAAGAAAAAAGCAACCAAAGTCGGGTTATTGCTTACGGCTATTGGAGCTGGTTTCGACCTTCTGTTTTTATACGTATTGAATATTAACACCCTATGGTTTGGAAACCTGTTTTTACTAATAGGGTTGTTGATTTTGGTTAACGCCCACTTCTTAAATCCAGGATCCATCAAGTTCCAGAAAAACTTCTTACCCAAACTTGAAAAAGGTTATCGCAAGTTTTTAGATTTCGCACTAGAAGGTAAACGCCCGAGAAAATTCCTTTTCGGTTCTTTTGGATTGTTGTTACTATCCTTTGTTTTACTTGGCGTTTTCACTCCCAAAGTACTTTTCTTCCCCATTAACGAGCCACACTACGTAAACGTATTTGTGTCTATGCCTATTGGAACGGATATCCAGAAAACCAATGAGGTAACCAAGGAAGTTGAAACCCGTGTTTTAGAGTACATCAAAAAATACGAAGAAGAGGTTCCATCTGAATTAGAGGGAATAAACAAAAAGCAAAACTGGTTGGTAAAATCAGTAATTGCCCAGGTGGGGCAAGGGGCTTCAGACCCTAACGAAGGACCTTCCATGAACACAACTCCCCACAAGGGAAGGGTAACCGTGTCTTTCGTGGAGTTTCCGTACCGAAGGGGAATAGAAACCTCTAATGTTATGGAAGAAATTCGCGAAGTGGTGCAAGGGTTCGATGCCGATGTGCAAATTTCGGTGGACAAAGATCCTGCCGGACCACCTCTAGATCCACCTATTTACATTGAGGTGGAAGGAAAAGAATACAACGAAATTCTTGCTACAGCTTACCGTATTAAAAACCACATCTACAACTCTGGAGTAAAAGGTTTCGATGAAATAAAATTGGATGTAGACCTTGGTAAACCTGAATTGCCAATTGAAATTGACCGAGAGAAGGCAAGGGCTTTCAATTTATCCACCTACACCATAGCCTCTCAAATTAGAACAGCGCTTTTTGGAAAAGAAATCAGCACCTTTAAACAAGGCGAAGATGACTACCCCATTAACCTTCGCTATTTAGCAGAAGATCGCTACAATTTAGAGAACCTCTTAAACCAGAAAATAACCTTTAGAGACCAGACTACTGGAAAAATCAACCAGGTACCTATTTCTGCGGTAATCAAGGAACCTAAGCGCACCTCTACCTACTCTTCTATCAAAAGGAAGGAGCAAAAAAGGGTGGTGAGTTTGTTTTCTACCGTTCAAGATGGCTATAATCCTAACGAGGTGGTAGCATCGATTCAAGCGGCTATGGAAAACTTTAGCGACATCAAACCAGGCTACAGTTTCAAATTCGCGGGTCAGCAAGAGGAGCAGGCCAAAGAAATGGCCTTCTTACTAAGAGCACTTATTATAGCAGTATTCCTGATATTCATGATTATGGTGGCGCAATTTAACTCCACCCTAACGCCTGCGGTAATCATTACTGCGGTGGTGCTGAGTTTAATTGGTGTGCTTCTTGGATTAGTGGCTTTCCAAATGGACTTTGTGATTATCATGACCATGATTGGAATAATTTCTCTTGCAGGGGTAGTAGTAAACAATGCTATTGTATTGATAGACTACACCAACCTAATTATGGATAGAAAACGCAAGGAAATGGGATTAAAAGAAGATGAAAAACTACCCATGAGCGTGGTTATAGAAAGTATATCCGAAGGAGGTCAAACCCGTTTGCGTCCGGTATTGCTAACGGCCATTACTACGGTACTTGGACTTATTCCGCTAGCAATTGGTTTAAACATAGACTTTGTGGGATTATTTACGCACTTCGACCCAGCAGTTTACATGGGTGGAGATAACGTAATTTTCTTCGGACCTATGTCATGGGCCATCATTTTTGGTTTGAGTTTCGCAACCTTCTTAACGCTGGTAATTGTACCAGTAATGTACCTTATCCTAAACAAGGTGAAATACCGTTACAACATCGATTAA
- a CDS encoding GNAT family N-acetyltransferase, producing MKNPIAATPRFFLSTIAQTDIEFVFEGLSDPDVTRYYDVHFNSLRSTQEQMDWYDNLLETKTGKWWCIIEKGSNKFVGAGGFNNVDYENKKAEIGFWVLKKYWGKGIMKEVMPLILKMGFTEFNLNRIEGYVDCLNAACKNAISKVGFHHEGTLRSAEIKEGRDIDIDIYSILREEFMKD from the coding sequence ATGAAAAACCCAATAGCAGCCACTCCCAGATTTTTCCTAAGCACCATTGCTCAAACCGATATAGAATTTGTTTTTGAGGGATTATCAGACCCAGATGTTACCCGCTACTATGATGTTCATTTCAATAGCCTACGAAGCACCCAGGAACAAATGGATTGGTATGATAATTTATTAGAAACCAAAACTGGAAAATGGTGGTGTATAATAGAAAAGGGGAGCAACAAATTTGTGGGTGCTGGTGGGTTCAACAACGTAGATTACGAGAATAAAAAAGCTGAAATAGGTTTTTGGGTCCTTAAGAAATACTGGGGAAAAGGCATTATGAAAGAGGTGATGCCGCTTATTCTAAAAATGGGTTTCACCGAATTCAATCTCAATCGGATCGAAGGTTATGTGGACTGCTTAAACGCGGCTTGCAAAAACGCCATTTCAAAAGTTGGTTTTCACCACGAAGGCACGCTGCGGTCTGCAGAAATAAAAGAGGGACGCGATATTGACATAGACATCTACAGCATTTTACGCGAGGAGTTTATGAAAGATTAA
- a CDS encoding NYN domain-containing protein: MKDENLAVLIDADNVPHAHIKEMLDEIAKYGNPTIKRIYADWTQPQSNGWKNVLLENAITPIQQYSYTKGKNSSDSALIIDAMDLLYSNKVSGFCIISSDSDFTRLATRLREASMFVIGIGEKKTPKPFITACDKFIYIEILRKERNDERDPKQDKSKSTKPNTKDVDPKLKKLISESIEEISDESGWAFLGSLGNYILKKSRDFDPRNYGFSKLFPLVKSLNDIEIEERETGEKNIKHIYVRNKVRG; the protein is encoded by the coding sequence ATGAAAGATGAAAATCTTGCGGTGTTAATTGATGCCGACAATGTTCCTCACGCCCACATAAAAGAAATGCTGGATGAAATTGCCAAATACGGTAATCCCACCATAAAAAGAATTTATGCAGATTGGACCCAACCCCAATCCAACGGATGGAAAAATGTGTTGTTAGAAAATGCCATCACTCCTATACAGCAATACAGCTACACCAAAGGAAAAAACTCTAGCGACAGTGCATTAATAATTGATGCCATGGATCTTTTGTACTCCAACAAGGTGAGTGGATTTTGCATTATCTCTAGCGATAGCGACTTTACTCGGTTGGCAACACGCCTGCGCGAGGCTTCTATGTTTGTTATTGGTATTGGGGAGAAGAAAACCCCGAAACCCTTTATTACGGCCTGCGACAAGTTTATCTACATAGAAATTCTTAGAAAGGAAAGGAACGACGAAAGGGATCCAAAACAGGATAAATCTAAAAGCACCAAACCCAACACCAAAGATGTTGATCCCAAATTGAAAAAGCTGATTTCTGAAAGCATAGAAGAGATTTCTGATGAGAGTGGTTGGGCATTTTTAGGTTCGCTGGGTAACTATATCCTGAAAAAAAGCCGAGACTTCGACCCAAGAAATTACGGATTTAGCAAGCTGTTCCCACTAGTTAAAAGCCTAAATGACATAGAAATAGAGGAAAGAGAAACTGGTGAGAAAAATATAAAACACATTTACGTTAGAAATAAAGTACGCGGATAG
- a CDS encoding adenylate/guanylate cyclase domain-containing protein, with amino-acid sequence MSIFLSKLLGRCIQTGIIGVLISLVCLLIAWNTYRHEHIIYGFILGFCIGLVELYVLRRFKLKANLLKLFARLLLYSLTILVIVIFFGTVLLWFKGNDYNLEATEKDVMLTVVQSVVVAFSIGLFLQLEAIVGVRILSQYLLGRYIRPKEERRFFMFIDLNDSTSINERIGNRAYYKLLNDFFRDLSLPVFESDAQIYKYVGDEIILSWPFKKGVKNSNCLKLYFNFLFNIYKNRHLYVEKYGFMPTFKAALHVGEVIVAQVGDLKKEIAFNGDALNTCAKIMEHCKPFGQGFLISEECFLTLDHISSYNFQLYPNVKLSGKEDEYNLYAVLRK; translated from the coding sequence ATGAGCATTTTTCTCAGTAAGCTTTTAGGCCGATGTATACAAACAGGAATAATTGGGGTTTTAATTAGCCTTGTTTGTCTATTGATAGCGTGGAACACCTACCGGCACGAACACATTATCTATGGTTTTATACTAGGTTTTTGTATTGGACTTGTAGAACTATATGTGCTGCGCCGATTTAAGCTAAAGGCAAATTTGCTGAAGCTCTTTGCCAGACTACTGCTTTACTCGCTCACCATTCTGGTTATTGTCATCTTTTTTGGAACCGTTTTGCTTTGGTTTAAAGGAAACGACTACAACCTTGAGGCCACCGAAAAAGATGTTATGCTTACCGTTGTACAATCGGTGGTGGTGGCATTTAGCATTGGGTTGTTTCTTCAGCTTGAGGCCATAGTGGGGGTAAGAATTCTTAGCCAATACCTTTTGGGAAGATACATCCGCCCTAAGGAAGAACGCCGATTTTTTATGTTTATCGACCTCAACGATAGTACCAGCATAAATGAGCGCATTGGAAATCGAGCCTACTACAAATTGCTCAACGACTTTTTTAGAGATTTATCTCTTCCCGTTTTTGAGAGCGATGCACAGATTTACAAGTATGTAGGAGACGAAATTATACTATCCTGGCCCTTTAAAAAAGGGGTAAAAAATAGCAACTGCCTTAAGCTCTACTTCAATTTCCTATTTAACATTTACAAGAACAGACACCTCTACGTAGAAAAATATGGGTTTATGCCAACCTTTAAGGCCGCTTTACACGTAGGTGAGGTAATTGTTGCTCAGGTGGGTGACTTAAAAAAAGAAATAGCGTTCAACGGCGATGCCTTAAATACTTGTGCCAAAATAATGGAACACTGTAAGCCATTTGGTCAGGGATTTTTAATTTCCGAAGAATGTTTTTTAACCTTAGATCACATTAGTAGTTACAATTTTCAACTGTATCCCAACGTTAAGCTGTCTGGGAAAGAAGACGAGTACAATCTGTATGCCGTTTTACGGAAATAG
- the dxs gene encoding 1-deoxy-D-xylulose-5-phosphate synthase — protein sequence MKEFVAGPLLSKVITPEDLRKIPKEKMAQMCQELRDYIVDMVSVKGGHFGASLGVVELTVALHRIFNTPYDQLVWDVGHQAYGHKILTGRRDQFHTNRQYKGISGFPKRSESEYDTFGVGHSSTSVSAALGMAVASKLQKLQDKQHIAVIGDGAMTAGLAFEGLNHAGVENSNMLVILNDNCMSIDPNVGALKEYLTDITTSSTYNKVKDDVWHLLGKISKFGPNAQAIAQKVENAVKTSLLNQSNLFESLKFRYFGPIDGHDVMRLMDVLEDLKNIPGPKLLHVLTKKGKGYHYSETGNPTQWHAPGLFNKETGEIVKVVPKSPEPPKYQDVFGHTIVELAEKNEKIVGVTPAMPSGSSLNIMMKAMPDRAFDVGIAEQHAVTFSAGMATQGLIPFCNIYSSFMQRAYDQVIHDVALQDLPVVFCLDRGGLVGADGPTHHGAYDLAYFRCIPKMVVSAPMNEEELRNLMYTAQTGKYGPFSIRYPRGKGVMQNWKTPFKEIPVGKGRKVKHGEEIAILGIGHIGNLALKAAEILEQEGISAAMYDMRFVKPIDETLLHEVFSKFDKVITVEDGCIQGGMGSAVLEFMADNDYQATVKRLGVPDRYIEHGTQNELYKECGYDVDGIAETARKMAQKAGAKGELSYS from the coding sequence ATGAAAGAATTTGTTGCAGGTCCACTTCTTAGTAAAGTCATCACCCCAGAAGACTTAAGAAAGATACCCAAGGAGAAAATGGCTCAGATGTGTCAGGAACTCCGCGATTACATCGTGGATATGGTTTCCGTAAAAGGAGGTCACTTTGGTGCAAGTCTTGGGGTTGTGGAACTTACCGTTGCGCTGCATCGTATTTTTAACACACCCTACGATCAGCTTGTATGGGATGTTGGACATCAAGCATACGGACACAAAATCTTAACCGGTAGAAGAGATCAATTTCACACAAATCGCCAGTATAAAGGGATAAGCGGATTTCCCAAGCGCAGCGAAAGTGAATACGACACTTTTGGAGTAGGACACTCCTCTACATCGGTTTCTGCAGCTTTGGGGATGGCTGTGGCAAGCAAATTGCAAAAACTACAAGACAAACAACATATTGCGGTTATTGGCGACGGTGCCATGACAGCTGGTTTGGCCTTTGAAGGATTAAACCATGCAGGAGTTGAGAATTCTAACATGTTGGTGATCCTTAACGATAACTGCATGTCTATTGACCCTAACGTTGGGGCCCTAAAAGAATATCTAACCGACATTACCACCTCGTCTACCTATAACAAGGTAAAGGATGATGTTTGGCATTTACTAGGGAAAATCTCAAAATTCGGTCCCAATGCACAGGCCATTGCTCAAAAAGTGGAGAACGCTGTAAAAACGTCCTTACTAAACCAGAGCAACTTATTTGAGAGTTTAAAGTTCCGCTATTTCGGTCCTATCGATGGGCACGATGTAATGCGCCTGATGGATGTGCTTGAAGACCTTAAGAATATCCCAGGTCCGAAATTATTACACGTACTAACCAAAAAAGGGAAAGGGTACCACTATTCAGAAACGGGAAATCCAACCCAATGGCATGCCCCAGGTTTGTTTAATAAAGAAACCGGTGAGATTGTTAAGGTAGTACCTAAAAGTCCAGAGCCTCCAAAGTACCAAGATGTATTTGGACACACCATAGTAGAGCTTGCGGAGAAAAACGAGAAGATAGTTGGGGTAACTCCAGCGATGCCATCTGGATCATCTTTAAACATAATGATGAAGGCCATGCCAGATAGAGCCTTCGACGTGGGAATTGCAGAACAACATGCAGTTACCTTCTCGGCAGGAATGGCAACGCAAGGACTCATTCCTTTTTGCAATATTTACTCCTCCTTTATGCAACGCGCCTACGATCAGGTTATACACGACGTGGCCCTGCAAGACCTACCAGTAGTATTCTGTTTAGATAGAGGTGGACTGGTTGGGGCCGATGGACCAACTCACCATGGAGCTTACGATTTAGCATATTTCCGTTGCATTCCTAAGATGGTGGTTTCTGCGCCTATGAACGAGGAAGAGTTAAGAAACTTAATGTACACCGCACAAACTGGGAAGTATGGACCCTTTTCTATTCGCTACCCAAGAGGAAAAGGCGTAATGCAAAACTGGAAGACCCCATTCAAGGAGATCCCAGTTGGAAAAGGAAGGAAAGTAAAGCATGGAGAAGAAATTGCTATACTTGGAATAGGACACATAGGTAACCTAGCTTTAAAAGCAGCTGAGATCTTGGAGCAAGAAGGCATAAGCGCCGCTATGTACGACATGCGCTTTGTAAAACCCATAGACGAAACATTACTACACGAAGTATTCAGCAAGTTCGACAAGGTAATTACCGTTGAAGATGGGTGCATACAGGGCGGAATGGGCTCGGCAGTACTAGAGTTTATGGCGGACAACGATTATCAGGCCACCGTAAAAAGACTGGGCGTACCAGACCGTTACATTGAGCACGGAACCCAAAACGAGCTTTATAAAGAATGCGGCTACGATGTAGATGGCATTGCTGAAACAGCAAGAAAAATGGCCCAAAAAGCGGGAGCCAAAGGCGAATTAAGTTACTCCTAA
- a CDS encoding Fic family protein yields the protein MHQIPKLEKLPPKKEQVETIEILRQLAKSAQSLGELKGIAQTMPNQEMLVNAVVIQEAKDSSEIENIITTQDELYKALSTKSRQDPQVKEVINYRKAILQGYDLIKQQGFLKQKDLEFIQHTLLENNAGIRSVPGTVLKNDKTGEVVYTPPQNKAEILELLSNFLEHFNVNLEQTHPLINLAILHYQFESIHPFYDGNGRTGRILNILYLIINDLLDVPILYLSSYINKTKADYYKLLNGVNNKAEWEPYILYILKGIELTSLRTISKIQSINQLLSDTILAVQQQEPKIYRKELVELLFEHPYSKIENVVDKLNVERKAASRYLNALEKIGILKSEKVGREIIYVNTKLIEILKTN from the coding sequence ATGCACCAGATCCCAAAACTTGAGAAACTACCGCCAAAAAAGGAGCAAGTGGAAACAATTGAAATCCTTAGGCAGCTTGCTAAGTCGGCTCAGTCATTGGGTGAATTAAAAGGCATTGCCCAAACGATGCCTAATCAAGAAATGTTAGTTAATGCGGTTGTAATTCAAGAAGCCAAGGATAGTTCTGAAATTGAAAACATCATAACTACCCAAGATGAATTATATAAAGCTCTTTCTACAAAATCCAGGCAAGATCCTCAGGTTAAAGAAGTAATAAACTACCGTAAAGCAATTCTGCAGGGATATGATCTAATTAAGCAGCAAGGTTTCCTAAAACAAAAAGACCTAGAATTCATCCAACACACCCTCTTAGAAAATAATGCAGGTATAAGAAGTGTCCCGGGAACCGTTCTGAAAAATGATAAAACGGGTGAAGTAGTTTATACACCACCGCAAAACAAGGCAGAGATTTTAGAATTGCTGAGTAATTTTCTGGAACATTTTAACGTAAACCTAGAGCAAACACATCCATTAATTAATTTGGCAATACTTCATTATCAATTTGAAAGTATCCACCCATTTTATGACGGAAACGGTCGCACTGGCCGCATACTCAACATATTATATCTAATAATAAATGATCTCCTAGATGTTCCAATCCTATATCTCAGTTCTTACATTAATAAAACCAAAGCTGATTATTACAAACTACTAAACGGAGTAAACAACAAAGCTGAATGGGAACCATACATTCTGTATATACTTAAGGGAATAGAGTTAACATCCTTAAGAACCATTTCCAAAATTCAATCCATAAATCAGCTTCTTTCCGATACTATCTTGGCTGTACAGCAACAGGAACCAAAAATTTATAGAAAGGAACTTGTGGAGTTACTCTTTGAGCATCCTTATTCTAAAATTGAAAATGTGGTTGATAAACTTAATGTAGAAAGAAAAGCAGCCTCTAGATACCTAAACGCCTTGGAGAAAATCGGCATTCTTAAATCGGAAAAAGTAGGACGGGAAATTATCTACGTTAACACCAAGCTTATCGAAATATTGAAAACGAACTAA
- a CDS encoding helix-turn-helix domain-containing protein translates to MAERLAETERIFLKRRIDLIKKRLKSYGLTQQDLGLVLGHPSKSYISELVNGVSPFTIKDLIILHHVLKIDLADLIPTVLPMENRKKIQESLSQLKSKNPKLKAADFEAI, encoded by the coding sequence TTGGCAGAGCGCCTGGCAGAAACCGAAAGAATATTTTTAAAACGGAGGATAGACCTAATAAAGAAAAGGCTTAAGAGCTATGGATTAACCCAACAGGATCTTGGTTTGGTTTTAGGTCATCCTAGTAAAAGTTATATATCAGAGCTTGTGAATGGCGTTAGTCCCTTTACCATTAAAGACCTGATCATCCTTCATCATGTATTAAAAATAGATTTAGCCGATTTAATTCCCACGGTACTTCCTATGGAGAACCGCAAAAAAATACAAGAATCCCTATCCCAACTAAAAAGCAAAAACCCAAAGTTAAAGGCTGCTGATTTTGAGGCGATATAG
- a CDS encoding nucleotide pyrophosphohydrolase: MSEIDDITQALIKFRNERDWEQFHNPKDLAVALSIEAGELLENFLWKPSEDAKSEKVKEELADVLAYAFLLAEKYDFDVKEIVLQKIKKNAEKYPVDKAKGTAKKYNELK, from the coding sequence ATGAGTGAAATAGACGACATTACCCAAGCACTGATTAAATTCCGTAATGAGCGAGATTGGGAACAATTCCATAACCCCAAAGATCTTGCCGTTGCCCTGAGTATTGAAGCAGGGGAGCTGCTTGAAAACTTTCTATGGAAACCATCGGAAGACGCTAAATCTGAAAAGGTAAAAGAGGAGCTTGCAGATGTTTTGGCCTATGCCTTTCTCCTAGCCGAGAAATACGACTTTGATGTTAAGGAAATAGTACTTCAAAAGATTAAAAAGAACGCCGAGAAATACCCTGTAGATAAAGCAAAAGGCACAGCTAAAAAATATAATGAACTTAAATGA